The genomic window CATCGCAACCGATTTTTTTGACATCAATTGGCATTTGTCCAATCGATTGAGTGGTATCAAGAAGGTATAAGACATTATGTTTTTTAGCGATTTTTCCAATCTCAATTGCCGGATTGACAAGACCGCCTTGCGTCGGGACATGCGTAATGGCAATTAATTTCACTTTCGAGTCGATTTTTTTTTCAAGCTCATCTAAAGAAACTTGACCGACATCGTCATTGCCGATCACTTCAATAATTACCCCCGTTTTTTTAGAGACTTGCAAGAATGCTATAAAGTTACTTGCATATTCTGCTTGAGAGGTGATAATTTTGTCGCCTGCTTTAAAATTTAAGCTGTAGAAGAACATTTCCCAAGCCCTTGTCGCACTTTCAATATAAGCGATTTCATTCTCGCTCGCATTGATAAGCTTGCTTGCAGCCTTGTAGAAACTCTCTATTTTATCGTTTTCTTTTTCGGCAGCGGGGTATCCCCCTATAGCTACTTCTAAAGCAAAATAATTATTCACAGCTTCAATCACAGTTCTTGGCATGAGAGCTGCCCCGGCATTATCAAAATGAAGGACATTTTTGCAACCCGGTGTCTCATCTCGAACATAATCGATATCAAAATACATAGAACGCTTCTTTATAATCGTTTAAATAGTTAAGTATATAAAAACAAATGGCCTTTATGAAAACACTTTCTTCTATTCATATCTATCCCG from Criblamydia sequanensis CRIB-18 includes these protein-coding regions:
- a CDS encoding aminotransferase class V-fold PLP-dependent enzyme — translated: MYFDIDYVRDETPGCKNVLHFDNAGAALMPRTVIEAVNNYFALEVAIGGYPAAEKENDKIESFYKAASKLINASENEIAYIESATRAWEMFFYSLNFKAGDKIITSQAEYASNFIAFLQVSKKTGVIIEVIGNDDVGQVSLDELEKKIDSKVKLIAITHVPTQGGLVNPAIEIGKIAKKHNVLYLLDTTQSIGQMPIDVKKIGCDALCATGRKYLRGPRGTGFLYVKESVLETLDPPSLDLQAATWTSVDSFSLKPDAKRFETWERNCGNMLGLKAAIEYAMALDPNVTWHRVRYLGELFRAKLDSVKGVEVRDLGDVKCGIVTFTTDFKSPEEIKQRLRDKKINVSVSFAEYARLDFDPRHIKSLVRASVHYYNTVDEIDEFCDTLRSL